The Cyprinus carpio isolate SPL01 chromosome A9, ASM1834038v1, whole genome shotgun sequence genome window below encodes:
- the LOC109066840 gene encoding UPF0538 protein C2orf76 homolog isoform X2 — protein sequence MCESAVLAVRLVRSFEHRNFKPVFYKDVSLDQTVEEFITFVKQVSTRAGLPLPFKKFDYDTMKIIHGAKTNELVMSLEDDEKLILRDGCRLQACGVANDTEVAFFRMADYEKFKANPKTEW from the exons ATGTGTGAAAGTGCGGTTCTGGCAGTGCGCCTGGTTCGATCTTTTGAGCATCGCAACTTTAAACCGGTGTTTTACAAAGACGTTAGTTTAGATCAGACGGTGGAGgagtttattacatttgttaagCAAG TTTCAACAAGAGCTGGATTGCCTCTGCCCTTTAAGAAGTTTGATTATG ACACAATGAAAATCATACATGGTGCAAAG ACGAATGAGCTTGTAATGAGTTTAGAGGATGATGAAAAGTTGATTCTTCGTGATGGCTGCAGGTTACAAGCATGTGGTGTTG CCAATGATACAGAAGTTGCATTCTTCAGAATGGCTGACTATGAAAAGTTCAAAGCCAATCCAAAGACAGAATGGTGA
- the LOC109066841 gene encoding acyl-CoA-binding protein-like isoform X2: protein MSEAEFQKAAEEVKQLKTKPTDAEVLDIYGLYKQATLGDVNTARPGMFDFTGKTKWDAWDAKKGMSKDDAVKAYIAKVEELKGKYGI from the exons ATGTCTGAG GCTGAGTTTCAGAAAGCAGCAGAGGAGGTCAAACAGCTGAAAACGAAACCGACGGATGCTGAGGTGCTGGACATTTACGGTCTGTATAAACAAGCCACCCTAGGAGATGTCAACACAG ctcgACCGGGTATGTTCGATTTCACTGGCAAGACCAAATGGGATGCCTGGGATGCCAAGAAAG GTATGAGTAAGGATGATGCTGTGAAAGCTTACATCGCAAAGGTAGAGGAGCTGAAGGGGAAATACGGAATCTAA
- the LOC109066840 gene encoding UPF0538 protein C2orf76 homolog isoform X1, with product MCESAVLAVRLVRSFEHRNFKPVFYKDVSLDQTVEEFITFVKQEVSTRAGLPLPFKKFDYDTMKIIHGAKTNELVMSLEDDEKLILRDGCRLQACGVANDTEVAFFRMADYEKFKANPKTEW from the exons ATGTGTGAAAGTGCGGTTCTGGCAGTGCGCCTGGTTCGATCTTTTGAGCATCGCAACTTTAAACCGGTGTTTTACAAAGACGTTAGTTTAGATCAGACGGTGGAGgagtttattacatttgttaagCAAG AAGTTTCAACAAGAGCTGGATTGCCTCTGCCCTTTAAGAAGTTTGATTATG ACACAATGAAAATCATACATGGTGCAAAG ACGAATGAGCTTGTAATGAGTTTAGAGGATGATGAAAAGTTGATTCTTCGTGATGGCTGCAGGTTACAAGCATGTGGTGTTG CCAATGATACAGAAGTTGCATTCTTCAGAATGGCTGACTATGAAAAGTTCAAAGCCAATCCAAAGACAGAATGGTGA
- the LOC109066841 gene encoding acyl-CoA-binding protein-like isoform X1, translating into MYAKQYGVKGECACRLIMLFALKNGMFWNDTRAEFQKAAEEVKQLKTKPTDAEVLDIYGLYKQATLGDVNTARPGMFDFTGKTKWDAWDAKKGMSKDDAVKAYIAKVEELKGKYGI; encoded by the exons atgtatgcAAAGCAATACGGAGTGAAAGGCGAGTGTGCGTGCCGCCTCATTATGTTGTTTGCACTGAAGAATGGCAtgttttggaatgacacgagg GCTGAGTTTCAGAAAGCAGCAGAGGAGGTCAAACAGCTGAAAACGAAACCGACGGATGCTGAGGTGCTGGACATTTACGGTCTGTATAAACAAGCCACCCTAGGAGATGTCAACACAG ctcgACCGGGTATGTTCGATTTCACTGGCAAGACCAAATGGGATGCCTGGGATGCCAAGAAAG GTATGAGTAAGGATGATGCTGTGAAAGCTTACATCGCAAAGGTAGAGGAGCTGAAGGGGAAATACGGAATCTAA